One Nocardia huaxiensis genomic window, TCACCAGTCGCTTCCAGCTCGGCGCCCGGGCACGCGAACTGGGCCTGCTGAACTGACTTCGCGTGGCCGCGCCGCGCGGTGTGCTCCGGCCGACGCGGTCGCGGCCGTGGGGCTCAGCGCGGCGGTAGACCCGCCTCCGCGTGTTCGGCCGCATACCGTTTGGCGGCAGCGTAATTGGCCTTCCCGCTCGGCTGCCGGGTCATCTGCTCGACCAGCCAGTACGTCCTCGGCGCCTTGTAGCCCGCGACCTGCGTGCGCACATGCGCGTCCACCTCGGCGAGGTCGAGCGATGTACCGCGAGGCTGCACGAGCGCCGCCACCCGCTGCCCGAAACGCTCGTCGGGCACCGCGATGACCAAGGCGTCGAACACATTCGGATGCGATTTCAGCGCGCCCTCCACCTCCTCGGGGAACACCTTCTCCCCGCCGGTATTGATGCACTCCGATCCGCGCCCCAGCAGAGTGACGGTGCCGTCGGCCTCGTAGCGCGCGTAATCGCCGGGCACCACGTACCGGGTGCCGTCGATTTCCAGGAAGATCGTGGCCGACTTCTCGGGATCCTTGTAGTAGCCCAGCGGCACATGGCCTTTGCGTGCCATCCGCCCCACCGCGCCCGGCACCGGCTCGACCAGATTCCCGTCGTCATCGATGAGCGCGGCCTGCGCGCCGAACTTCACCCGCGGCCCTTGCGAATGATCGGAATCCTTGCCCACCACCGCCAATCCGGTGCTGCCGCTCTCGGACGAGCCGATCACGTCGGTGAGGAACAGATTCGGGAACAGCTCGAGATACTGCTGTTTCAGCGCATGCGAGAAGAGCGCCGCATGACTGCTCAGCGCCCACAGCGAAGGAGTGTCGTAGCCGCCCTCGCGGTACGCGTCCAGCAGCGGCCGCGCCATGGCGTCCCCGACCACGGTCAGCACGTTCACCCGATGCCGCTGCACCACCCGCCACACCTCGTGCGCGTCGAACTGTGGCACGAAAACCACTGTGCCGCCGGAGTTCAGCGCGATGAACACCGCCCACTGCGCCGCCCCGTGGATCAGCGGCGACAGCGGCGCCATGACGATTCCGCTGGGCGCGGACTTGGCATTGTTCGCCAACTCCCATTCGTCCGCGACGTATTCGCCGGTCACATGGTTGATGCCGCCGCCCAGTGCCCGCCACACGTCCTCGTGAGTCCACATGACGCCCTTGGGCATTCCGGTGGTGCCACCGGTGTAGAGCAGATACAGGTCCTCGGAGGACCGCGCCGCGAAGTCGCGTTCACCGGACTGCCCGGCCAGCGCGTCGTCGTACGCGATGCCCCCGAAGCGCATGTAGTCGAGCGCCGAATCATCCTCCACCGCAATGAACTCGGTGAGCTCCGGGCTGAGTGCGGCGACCTCGGCGACGATGTCGGAGTACGCGCGCTCGAAAACCAGCGCCTTCAGATCGGCATTGTCGACGATGTAGCGCACCTCCTCCGCCACATACCGATAGTTCACGCTCACCGAAACCGCCCGCAGCTTGTACGCCGCGATCATGGCCTCCAGTGCCTCGATGGAATTGCGCGAGTACACCCCGACGTGATCACCATGACCGATTCCCCTGGCGGACAAGTGATGTGCAAGCCGATTGGCCCGCTCGTCTAGCTCCCGATAGGTGACCCGCCGCTCCCCACAGATCACCGCGACCCGATCGGGCACCGCATCCACCGCATGTTCGAACAGGTCGGCGACATTGAAAGACATGCCGCCAGCCTCGCAGCGGAGATACCGATACCAGGAGGAAAAGCCCTGGCAGGAAGCGGTCGGGCGGTGACAGGAACTGGTCGCGACAGCAGTCGGCCCGCCGGAATGTACGGCGGGCCAAGGAAGTTCGGGTCAGTTCGCGCCGGGGTAGGCCATGTAGAAGGGCTCCCACTGGTGGCCGTCGGGGTCGAGGAAGGTGCGGCCGTGCATGCCCACCTGGGCTTCCTGGGCGCGTTTGTCGGTGTTGATCTGTTCGGTGCCGCCGGCGCGGAGGGCGGCCTCGGTGAGGGTGTCGACTTCGGCGGCGCTGGTCAGGGCGAGGGCGTAGGCGGCGGCGACGGTGGCTTTGGTGTCGGCGAGGGGGCGCTCGGAGAAGGTGGTGAAGAAGTCGGGGGTGAGGAGCATCAGGCAGATGTTGTCGTCGATGACGATGCAGGCGGCGTTGCAGTCGGTGAAGTCCTGGTTCACTTTCCAGCCCAGCGCCTCGTAGAAGGTCTTCGACCGGTCCAGGTCGGTGACGGGGAGGTTGATGAAGATCATCTTGCTGGCCATGGTGGCTCGTCCTTTCCTTGATGTCATTCGTGTGGACGGGGTGCGCGCGGAAAACTAATCGGCACCGCTCGCGCTGTGGTCTGTGACACATCATTTGCCCATCACGCGGTGGCGGGTGAGCCCGGCGTGCAAGAGTGACTGTTGGGAGGTGCCTGATGAAAAACAGCTACCTGGTCGCGCTCACCGGCAGTGGCGGGACGGTACCGCCGGAGTTGGGTGTGGTGCGCCGTCTGGTCGAGCGCGGGCATCGGGTCACGGTGCTCGCGGAGGACTCCATGGCCGCGGCGGTCGCCGCCACCGGTGCGCGGTTGCGGATTCGCGCGGGGGCGGGGTTCGCGCGCGAGACCGTCGACGAAATCGACAGTGCGGCACCGGATATGGTGCTCGCCTCCTACTTCGCATTCGGGGCGATGGTGGCCGCGCAGAGCCGGGGCGTCCCCTTCTCGGTGCTCATGCCCGGCATCTATCCGCTGCCCGTCGAAGGCTCCCCGCCGCCCGGATCCGGATTCACCCGCGCACAGGGCCCGCTCGGGCGCGCCCGCGACAATCTGGTCGGCGGCCTGGTGCAGCGCCGCTGGGATCAGGAACTGCTGCCACAGCTCAACGCCCTGCGCGCCGACTTCGATCTGGAGCGTCTGGCCCACTACCGCGACCAGGTGCAGCTGGCCCACCGTCAGCTCGTATTGTCCAGCGAGGCTTTCGATTTCCCGGCCCCGTGGCCGGATGGCGTCCGCTTCACCGGCCCCATCCTG contains:
- a CDS encoding VOC family protein, whose amino-acid sequence is MASKMIFINLPVTDLDRSKTFYEALGWKVNQDFTDCNAACIVIDDNICLMLLTPDFFTTFSERPLADTKATVAAAYALALTSAAEVDTLTEAALRAGGTEQINTDKRAQEAQVGMHGRTFLDPDGHQWEPFYMAYPGAN
- a CDS encoding glycosyltransferase — translated: MKNSYLVALTGSGGTVPPELGVVRRLVERGHRVTVLAEDSMAAAVAATGARLRIRAGAGFARETVDEIDSAAPDMVLASYFAFGAMVAAQSRGVPFSVLMPGIYPLPVEGSPPPGSGFTRAQGPLGRARDNLVGGLVQRRWDQELLPQLNALRADFDLERLAHYRDQVQLAHRQLVLSSEAFDFPAPWPDGVRFTGPILDDPHWTRDTEWTVPDGGAPVILVSLSSTDQRQTDCLQRIADALGRLPVRGVITTGPAVHPTALTAPANVSVLPAAPHLPIMRHASLVITHGGHGTLMKSFAADLPVLVLPHGRDQADNAARVRAHNAGITLPRTASPHRITRAVQRLLTSPAHYRAAARLGRTIRQDATSDRLMRELDPAGDHPGVISERLFPVREFES
- a CDS encoding acyl-CoA synthetase → MSFNVADLFEHAVDAVPDRVAVICGERRVTYRELDERANRLAHHLSARGIGHGDHVGVYSRNSIEALEAMIAAYKLRAVSVSVNYRYVAEEVRYIVDNADLKALVFERAYSDIVAEVAALSPELTEFIAVEDDSALDYMRFGGIAYDDALAGQSGERDFAARSSEDLYLLYTGGTTGMPKGVMWTHEDVWRALGGGINHVTGEYVADEWELANNAKSAPSGIVMAPLSPLIHGAAQWAVFIALNSGGTVVFVPQFDAHEVWRVVQRHRVNVLTVVGDAMARPLLDAYREGGYDTPSLWALSSHAALFSHALKQQYLELFPNLFLTDVIGSSESGSTGLAVVGKDSDHSQGPRVKFGAQAALIDDDGNLVEPVPGAVGRMARKGHVPLGYYKDPEKSATIFLEIDGTRYVVPGDYARYEADGTVTLLGRGSECINTGGEKVFPEEVEGALKSHPNVFDALVIAVPDERFGQRVAALVQPRGTSLDLAEVDAHVRTQVAGYKAPRTYWLVEQMTRQPSGKANYAAAKRYAAEHAEAGLPPR